Proteins encoded within one genomic window of Haloferax volcanii DS2:
- a CDS encoding bifunctional DNA primase/polymerase, which translates to MSWRHATREEIYRYYTEEFPSYVDELPSFITAKGPKQYALAFREPHPVRKDGVPDKDFIRRDTWQTNASGDRTSAAFHDFDDVLEFIRHPARNDPLGRSDFALVDPDLLDKPDPRPNAVYYALDHWERPWVLLIDIDAKTIARERATRVVSDEDGSGDSEELLDAAGILDADPAGYPYAFDDIDQAIEYGFEVRDIFEDDFNAEETMVVYSGQGVHVYLLDSDPAHRYDAKSREVLNDLLQDTYEIPIDPVVTADRRRVARLPYSLHADVCSIVTPIESPNFDVRSARPEVLRE; encoded by the coding sequence ATGAGTTGGCGCCACGCAACCCGTGAGGAGATCTACAGGTACTACACGGAGGAGTTTCCCTCGTATGTCGACGAACTCCCGTCGTTTATCACCGCGAAGGGGCCGAAACAGTACGCACTCGCGTTTCGAGAACCACATCCGGTACGGAAAGACGGAGTCCCAGACAAGGACTTCATCCGGCGAGATACGTGGCAGACGAACGCCTCAGGTGACCGGACCTCAGCAGCGTTCCACGACTTCGACGACGTCCTCGAGTTCATCCGCCATCCAGCACGGAACGATCCACTTGGGCGGAGCGACTTCGCACTCGTCGATCCTGATCTACTCGACAAACCAGACCCGCGTCCTAATGCGGTCTACTACGCCCTCGACCACTGGGAACGACCGTGGGTACTCCTCATCGATATCGACGCGAAAACGATCGCTCGGGAGCGAGCAACACGGGTAGTGTCGGATGAGGATGGTTCGGGAGACAGCGAGGAATTACTCGATGCCGCGGGTATTCTCGACGCAGACCCGGCAGGCTACCCGTATGCCTTCGATGATATCGATCAGGCCATCGAGTACGGTTTCGAGGTGCGAGACATCTTCGAGGACGACTTCAACGCTGAGGAGACGATGGTAGTGTACAGCGGTCAGGGCGTTCACGTCTACCTCCTTGACAGCGATCCAGCCCATCGGTACGACGCCAAGAGTCGAGAAGTGCTGAACGACCTTCTGCAAGACACCTACGAGATTCCTATCGACCCAGTGGTTACCGCCGACCGTCGCCGGGTCGCCCGGCTCCCCTACTCGTTGCACGCTGACGTCTGTAGTATCGTCACGCCCATCGAGAGCCCGAACTTCGACGTTCGGTCTGCGAGACCGGAGGTGCTCAGGGAATGA